GATGTATCCGTTAAGGGAAGTGAGAAAGGAAAGGCAAGTGCACTGGAATTGCTACGGCTCCTTAGGGATACCAAACATGATGCTGATGATGATGTTGATAAACAAGAATGCTCAAACTCCAATGCTGTCGAATCCGAAGATGCTAACAACTATTCCAAAGACAAGATGTCTCATAAGACATTGTTTGGAGTGAAATTACCAAAGTTCTCAAGATCCACGGCACCAAAAAAGAAGAAATGAAACTTGGAATTATCTGCTTTCTCTATCAATTGTGCTTATCTAATGGGATTTGGCAAAGATATCTTCATACTGTAAGTAAATGTAGTTAGGAAATGATTTTGTCCGGTCCCAACACTTATTTTCATGATCTATTTTTCTTAGAATGATATATCTGCAGCCATTTTCTGTATTCTATGTTGCTTCTGactcttttcttttttgttggAGTTTTTAAGtaaaggaaagaagaaaataaaaatatttgcaTATGCAAATCTTTCATCCAATTCAACAACTAAAATTTAGAATTAAGCAGCTACATTACACGTGATTTCACGATCAACAAAGAAGAACCTAATTCAAACCAACAATACAAGACCCCTAACAATCCTAAAAGTCCAATAAAACCAACATATGGTCTTAAATCATGCCCTAAGACATCAAACCAGCACGATCCCAAAGCAGGACATATCCGCAACCACGATGAATCGGCGCAAACACAGCCAAACAACCAACCTTTCTGAGTCCAGTAAGGAATTTCCATCACCCACTCCAACTAAGAGAAAACAATCCTCCTAGATGTCCATGTGAAATCgatttcaaccaatttcttaaTAATATCCTCTTCATTCCTGATCACCCTCAAACCCAATTTTTTTCGAGCTCCCAAGCCTCGTAAGCTTCTTTCCACAAAACTTTCTTCCGATTTCACCCAAaaaaacatgagaaaaactaGCAAACTTGCTTTGACTTTTCTTTCTACAGTAGCTAAGGCAATTTTCCAAGATTATGTTCGAGCTCGAGTAACAAAGTTTATAGCTTTCCACCCTAATCTTCAAGAGTCTTGTATATGCCATATAAAACTACACAAATCTAGTTTATGTTCCGTAAGAATGCAGAAAAGAAATTTTCAGCCCCCATAGAGCAGGCTATGTAACCTTTCCTTTTACCCTATGTTGCATAAACATTCTATCACTTTCACCTCACTTTCGGAGCTCAATGCGTCcttatgaaataattataaagcTACATACGTTCAACTTCTCACACATGATATTCATGTGTGATATGTAATGGGACATAGGTATGAAGTTGATTTCTCTTTCAAGTTCTCATATATGCTATTCATGAGTGATATATTGTCGGACATAAGTAGAAGTTCCAATCGTCAAAAGATTCTTTGAATACAACTTACCGAACATAAGGATGCACCATATAGCATTTGGGTTCAGCAACTAAACTTTAATAGGCAATTTGCTGTTAATTCAGTTTTGATTCTAATTAAGATGACCAAACAACATACAAGTCAGATTACATGACGCACTGAAAAGCTAGAAATCAGCCGAGCAAAGTCCTTACAAGAAACGCTTCCATCCGAATACAAACACTAGGAATTGGAATAAAGGAAGCATTCGATCTGAGAAAGATGTGCATCTCCCATCTACAACCTGCTACCATTTACATGCCAGCCGGTTTGCCGGTTAGGCATAAAGCTGCTCTGGTAGGTTGAGACTTACAATGGCTTGCAAAATGAAAACGAGGAATAATGGCACTAATCCATGGCACATCAATGGATCTCCTTCCGGTGGCATCATTCACAAGCTGGTTTGGTGTCAAAGCTGCTTAGACAGATTGCAAAGGCTTGGAACGCAGAAACAGGGTATTGATAATCCATGGTGAAGATGTCCTTACCAATTTTCCCAAACTGCAAGATTACCTTCTCTTGATCTTCAGGTGATACATTATGTTCTGGCTCAACAGCTGCTACAAGCTGGAAATTCTTAACAGAGGCCACCGTCACACGACCCTTGAAGTTAAGGCACCAGCACTGTAATTGTTCATGCCATCTAGGAGCCTTGTTTTTAAGGGTTAATGGCTCTCCTGAGCCTGGCGAAAATAAAGGTGTGACTGCCGGGCTCAGGGAGCTGGTGTCCATCAGCGGTTGCTTTCCTTTTGAACTAGGTAAAGGAGAAAGTTGCTCATCAAAGAATTGCGGTAATGCCAACGGCGTTGGGGCAGTGCCTCCTTCCTGAATAGCAGAGACAGGAATTGAATGCAAAACGCAATGCATTCTCCTGGGTCCTCGGGTTCGCAGAACATTGAGCTCATAGGTAATGCTACCTATGCTGTAGTTGCATGCAGGTAATCTCGGAGATACCTGCTTAGAGTGGAATCTTCGGTGGGTAGTCAATGGGATCATGGAGTCACATGGAGGTTGACTATCATATACGGTGAACTTGGTACCTAAAAAGTTAGACCTGAAAAAGAACCAAATATGTCATCATTGACATGAAGCAACTGTAATCAGGGACACATAAAATATCGAATCACAAGACTTGCCTTTGTTTACCAACATACGTATAGCTGGCCCTAGCAAAATCATCGGCAGCCAAAGATATAACAAAGTCAGTGCATGTTGCCCTTCTGACCTTTCTAGCTGCCAAGAGCAATTTATCGCCCTCCCCCTCAGCTGCATATCAAAGAAGCAACACAAGTCATTACATCTCAAAACATAAGGAAACTTCATATTCAACGTATTTGGAGGCTCCTTGAGAAGCCATATCATATCCCCATACTCATATTCGAATGTGTCAGATATGAAtaattcaagaaaaatgaagagtagAAGCAACACAACACAAAACCTTCAAAAATCAATAATAAGTTCAAAATAACACAATGACTGGAAAGATTATTTTTCAGATAATAATGAGAAGTATAAATTTATCATGAATTGCAGAAAATAAGGACGTATAATGGAGACAAACTTACAAGGTACCAGACCATAGAACAAAAGATATGTAGACGTTGCTCTGTCCCTTCTAATATAGCACTGAATCGGAGACTCGCGAGGACCAGGCTGTTCATGGGCACAAACAAAAGATATAAGCTTTTTAAGTTGAGAAACAAGAAAATAGTAATTCCCATTATTTATACAGACATGAGACTAAtcgtcaaatgccaacttacacaGCAGGAAACGAAAATTTAGATTTAGCTTTATGTGCTGCATTTGAAAGTTTTTATCATGCAACTATCACCCCAATGATCATTTCATGATAGAAATGCCAGAGCAAGACATATTAAATAACAAAAAATTAGTAAGTTCTTGACATAGATGCATATTGTTGATGGTCTTTTGGAAAGATTGTACAAACAATAGAGGAAAGTCGATGGGCACTGGAGTGAATAATCCGAAACATGATCTAATGCTCAAGTCCGCAAATATTGGAAGGAGCACTTTCCCGATATCCGCTGACTTAAATCAGAGCACGCCCGGGAACCAACTCCGGCAACCCTCCTAACTTTCTTCAACCTTTTGCAGCTTCGTTTATCCTTTATTCGAAGGGACCAAAACACATATAGGAGTGTTTCTTTTCCGTCCCCTTAATATA
The Gossypium arboreum isolate Shixiya-1 chromosome 10, ASM2569848v2, whole genome shotgun sequence genome window above contains:
- the LOC108489002 gene encoding tubby-like F-box protein 2, which encodes MSLKIMMRELKEMKDGIGNISKRGGESKLWRSRTRSHVVPDQPQECAEQSPWSNLPPELLLDIIHRVEESETAWPARAAVVFCAAVCRSWREITKEIVKTPEQCGRLTFPISLKQPGPRESPIQCYIRRDRATSTYLLFYGLVPSEGEGDKLLLAARKVRRATCTDFVISLAADDFARASYTYVGKQRSNFLGTKFTVYDSQPPCDSMIPLTTHRRFHSKQVSPRLPACNYSIGSITYELNVLRTRGPRRMHCVLHSIPVSAIQEGGTAPTPLALPQFFDEQLSPLPSSKGKQPLMDTSSLSPAVTPLFSPGSGEPLTLKNKAPRWHEQLQCWCLNFKGRVTVASVKNFQLVAAVEPEHNVSPEDQEKVILQFGKIGKDIFTMDYQYPVSAFQAFAICLSSFDTKPACE